The region AACCCCAGCAGGGATATTACAATTAAAAGTATGATTATTTTTTTCATCCGACCACTCCTCTAATTATTTGTTAAATAATAATTATCTCTACAGTTATCAAACTTTCTGGCAGAAATAAACAGCAGAGATATCTATTTAAATATATATGTCAATTTGTGCCGCGGTCATTTTCATTAATGTATAAAAGGAGAATGCATCAATGTCTGTAAAAAACCCCCTCGGCGAAAAGATAAGCCAGCTCAGACAATCCAGGGAGATGTCACAGGAAGAACTGGCAAAAGCAAGTAACAACGATGTTGAACTGATAGATAAACTGGAAAACGGAGCTCTTGTTCCCTCACTGACACCTCTTTTTAACATTGCAAGAGCCCTGGGCGTCCGACTTGGCACTTTCCTTGATGATGCACCCCAGAACGGCCCGGTACTTGTAAAATCAGGTAAATCAAAACATGTTGTCCGCTTCTCCGGCAAATGTTCCAATTGCAAAGAGAGTTCACTTGAATTCAACTCACTGGCAGCTGACAAACAGGACCGTCATATGGAACCTTTCATAATTGATGTACATCCACAAAAAGGAGAACATCCCCTATCATCCCACGAGGGAGAAGAATTTATTTATGTGCTGGAAGGTGAAATCGAGATTCTCTACGGAAAAGAAACCTACAATCTTGAAGCCGGTGACAGTATCTACTACGATTCCGTAGTTCCCCACGACCTGCATGCGGTTGATGAAGATGCAAGAATAATGGCAGTTGTATACACCCCTTACTAAGGAATTCCTATGTTCACACTAACAGTTGCTCCGCGTTTTGGAGATATTGACGGACTTCGTCATGTAAATAATACCGTAATTCCCGAATGGTTCGAAATGGGGAGAAATCCCATATTCCGGATATTTACTCCCGATCTGGACCTCACTCCGGAAAAATGGCGTCTTATTATGGCTCGCACAGAATTCGATTTCCTGGGAGAGATGTATTTTGACGGGGATGTCGAAATACGCACCTATATTGCCCGCCTGGGTAATTCTTCTTTTACAATCGGGCATGAAGCCTGGCAAAGAGGAGAATTAAAAGCAAAAGGTAAAGCAGTAATTGTACATTATGATTTCATGGAAAAGAAGTCTTTACCAATTCCACCTGAGATACGTACAAAGCTCGAGGAACACCTGATAGAGGAACAGTAAACATAAAGGAGCTGGTACTATTCGTTTTGAAAACGAGACTATAACAGATGTCTTCGAAGAGATGGTAAAAAAATATCCTCAAAAGGATTTTATGGTTTATCCAGACCGGAATCTTCGTTTTAATTACAGTCAATTCAATGAGCGTGTGGATGACCTGGCAAAAGGTTTGCTTGCCCTGGGACTTAAAAAGGGAGATCACATAGGCATATGGGCACGTAATATTCCCGACTGGCTGACTTTCTTTTTTGCCGCTTCCAAGATCGGTGCAGTACTTGTAACTGTAAATACCGCATACCGAAGCCACGAACTTGCGTATGTGGTAAAACAGTCCGATATGAAAGCACTGGCTATAATTGATGGATTCAGGAATGTTGACTATGTTCAAACTGTATATGACATTGTGCCTGAACTCAAAACACAGCAAAGAGGCAATCTTAACAGCAAGGAATTCCCCGAACTGAATCATGTTATCTATATCGGACAGGAAAAACACAGGGGTATGTACAATACCCGTGAATTGCTTCTGCTTGGAAAACATGGTTCTGACGGCGAACTTGCAAAAATAAAGGCATCCACTACCGCTGATGATGTGGCCAACATGCAGTACACATCCGGTACAACCGGTTTCCCAAAAGGGGTAATGCTGACCCACAAAAATATCCTCAACAACGGTTATTACATCGGTGAAAAACAAAAATTCACAGATCAAGATCGCCTGTGCCTGCCTGTGCCCCTATTCCACTGTTTTGGGATTGTCCTCGGGGTACTTGCAGCGCTGAGCCATGGGGCAACGCTGGTGATGCTTGAAACATTTGATCCGCTCCTTGTACTTGCAGCGGTCCAGAAGGAGAAATGTACGGCCCTCTACGGCGTACCTACCATGTTCATTGCAGAACTCAACCATCCAATGTTCGACATGTTTGACCTGTCATCACTGCGTACAGGAATCATGGCTGGTTCACCGTGTCCCATCGAAACCATGAAGAAGGTCATTTCGGATATGCACTGTGATGAGATCACAATTGCTTACGGTCTCACGGAAGCCTCTCCGGTAATGACCCAGACCAGTACCGATGATACCATTGAAAGGAGAGTCAGTACCGTTGGTATAGCAATGCCACAAATAGAAGTTAAGGTCGTTGATCCGGATACAGGAGAAAAACTCGGCCCGGGACAGCAGGGCGAAATCTGCTGCCGTGGATACAATATAATGAAAGGTTACTACAAAATGCCTGAAAAGACAGCCGAAACAATCGATAAAGATGGATGGCTTCACAGCGGTGATCTGGGGACAATGGATGAATATGGATACTACAAGATAACCGGACGTATCAAGGATATGATCATTCGCGGCGGGGAAAATATCTACCCAAGAGAGATAGAAGAATTCCTGTACACCATAGACGGTGTCCGGGATGCACAGGTGATAGGTATCCCGGATGACAAATACGGTGAAATCGTGGGTGCTTTTGTAATGATTCAGGAAGGGTCTGACCTGAGCGAAGAAGACATACGTGATTACAGTATGCAGAAAATTGCAAAATATAAGGTTCCAAAACACGTCTTCATCGTGGATGAATACCCAATGACAGCAAGCGGTAAGATCCAGAAATTCAAGTTGCGCAAGATGGCGACTGAGTTACTGGAAAAGAAGCAGAAAGAAGAGCAAATTTAATTCTCGCTCTTTCTATTTTTACTCATAAAGCGATATATCATAATCCAGCGCCGTTGTTCTTTTAGCACATTCACTGCCATTATGTATCATTTCATCTATACTTCTTTTCAAATTGGCAGGATGCATGGCTCCAACATGTGTTTTTATGAGATTTCCATCGCAGAAGTAGAGAAATGTGGTAGTGCCCCGAATATTATATCTTGTTGCAATACCGGGATTTTCTCTGGGGTTAACCATCACAAAATTAACTGAATCCCCATACTGTTTTGAATACTCTCTGAAATGAGGTTCAATAGCCCTGCAATGAGAGGACATGTGGGCAGGAATGCCATAACAAGGGTCGGTTTTTCTCTCTGTGCAACAATATCCAGCAGTGTACTGTCGGTGGCAGAAGCTATTGATTGATTGATTCATCACTTAATTCTTTTGTATGAACAAAGATAAAGTTTTCTCAAACCTTCAGGCATCATCCCGGGAATTATAATGTTCTCAATTTTCTTTTTCTTTACGGAATTTGTGAAGCGCGATCTCAATGGTAGTACTTAGATCCTTTTCAGTAAAAGGCTTAAGTATATATCCATCCGGATCTGTTTCTTTAGCTTTTTTAAAAGTTACATCATCCGAATGGGCCGTAAGATAGACCACCGGAAGGGAAAATCTATCTCTGATTATTTTGGTTGCTTCGATACCATTCATGTCCCCTTTAAGCCTGATATCCATAAGCACCAAATCCGGGAATGTCCCTTCTACCTTAGTAATAGCATCCCTTCCTGTAGAGGCAACGCCTGAAACAATATAACCCAGATCTTTCAAACGGCGTTTTATTACCATTGCCACTATAGCTTCATCTTCTACAACCAGTATTCGTGATTTATTCAATATCACACCTCTTTTTCCCTAAAAGTAATCCTGAAACAGGTCCTGTAATCTGTAGTATCAAGTTCAATATCCCCATCGATCTGGCTTACAAGATTGGAAACAAGTTGTAAGCCCAGTGAGTCGGTATTTCTGAAGTCGATATCAGCCGGGAAGGCACCTCCCGAATCTTCAACCTTTAGTATGAATTGACCTGCATACTTAAAAAAGTCAATGTTAATAACTCCATTCTCACCCTCAATAAAAGCATGTTGCAAAGCATTTGAAGTCAATTCATTAATGATAATGCCCAGAGGTACGGCAGAATCCATATCCAGATATAGATTCTCGACATTAAGATGAATTTTGATAGTATCCTCGTCAACATTATAGGAATTGATGAGATGTTCAACAAGATCTTCGACATAATCCGATAAATTGAGACTGGTGAGGTTTTCTGAATGATACAGCTTTTCATGGATCAGGGCAATTGAACGTACTCTGTTCTCACTTTGCTTGAAGGCCTCCATAACTTCATCCGATTTAAAATTGAGAGATTCAAGGTAAAGAAGACCGGAAACGACCTGCAAATTATTTTTAATCCTGTGATGGATCTCCTTAATTCGAATCTTTTCCATCTTTTTCAAAGTCTCTTCGGCCTTTTTACGTTCATTGATATCCAGAATAATCCCCTGTAATTTATTTGATGAATTTGCAGAAAAACTACCAATAAAAGTTCTCTCCTCAACCCACTTGACCTCTCCGTCCCTTGTAATTATGCGATATTCATAATTAAATTCCTTATCGCCTCTGTTAACTGCTTCAAGGAGTTTTTGCTCAACATTTTCAAGATCTCCAGGCACTACTATATCCGCATAGGTAATATGACCATTTGTAAACTCATCCTGAGTATAACCAAACTGGGAAATGTTCCTGGATACAAATTCTACCGGCCAATTCTTCTGGGACTTCCACTTGAATACGACTACAGGGCTGCGGTTTACTACAGCTTCCATTTCTGCACGCAACCGGTTTGCGTCCTGCAAGCTATCAAGGACCTCATTGAGTCCTTCCGGAATCTTCTTGAAATCAATGTCTACATCAGTATTTGCCCTGATGTCAAGATCGCCTTTAAGAGCTGAATCCGAAATAGTCCTGAACTCATCCACAATCCCGTTTATCCGATTGGTAAAAGAGGCTGCAATAAGATATGCCATCAGTCCCATAAAAACGATGGAAAATGTATAGATCGTGAACAACATCGACCTTAAGGAAGCTACACCTGCAAATATTTCATCCTTCGGAACAGAAAGAAGAATTGAATAATTGCCCGTGGATATGGGTTCATAAAAGAGTATCACATCTTCCCCATTTGACGGGTCAATGATATCGACATGACCATTTTTGCCCTTTTCAATATCACTGGCAACCTCATGAAAGACGGGATTGTCAAAGTCCCTGAGCGTTTTGGAACTAATCCAATCCTTCCTTGTTGGATGGGAAACAATAATCCCCGTATTACTTACCATAAACAGATAACCGGTCTCAAACGCTTTGACACTACTAACCGTATTGTCTACGTAATCCAGACTTACATCCACCCCGCCTATACCTATGAATTCATCGTTCTCAATTATCGGAGAGACATAACTCACAAGAAATGCACCCTGATAATAATAGGGTTCGGTTAATTCATCCTGTTTTGTCCGTTTGGGCAACTGGTAATAATCTGATGTACTGTAATCAACAAGCGGCTCAACATCTACATCCCCCCCAATCCTGTTCCAGTAGGGAAGAAACCTGCCCGTTTTATCATGAGCGATGGTATTTATGTACCGTTCATCCTCTCCATCAAAAGCATCAGGCTCAAAGCCACTATAAGTTCCTATCAGCTGAGGATTATCCTCAAGTATACAGCGTATTACATCGCTGGCTTCCTCTCTTGTAGAAGAGTCATGAATAACGCCCATTGTGGTGGCTATATCCCTTGCAATGGCCATATTGGACTTCATATCTGCATTGAATTGATTGGCATAACTTTGTGCCATTTTAGAAGACTGGTCATAAGCAAGCTGTTCCTCCTGAAAAGTAACCGTTGATATGACTACTGAAGATGAAATAGACAGGATCAGAAAAACACTTACCACAATATACAGAACAAGTTTAAACCTGAGTGACAGGTCTTTCCATGCCAAATCACTCACTTCCATTTATGATTTCAGCCAGCATCTCAGAGGAAACAGGAACAGAAAGATCACAACAATAAACAAATAGTTGTGTCCCCCATTCAATTGAACCTTCAGTGAAACTTATTATGTCCCTGTGGTCATACATATGTGATTTATTGAAAAAACAGAAGTAAGTAAAATCGTCACCAATAGTTAATGAAGGAATGTAGTCGTTTTCCCGCAAAAGCCTGACATCAACATTTGACCGCTCGATCAATTTTTGCATATCTGAAGGCGATTGTGCCAGTATTCTCTCCATTACTGAACCCGTAAAAACCAATTCCAGATTCTTGCCTTGAGAAGAGAGGGAATTAAAAACTTCAACATGATCAGGATGGAAAAAAGAAATCAGAGATTTAATGTAGTTGGATTTAAGCATATTTGAATGCAACTGCGGCTGCAGATCATACATGTGGTCAAGATCGGGTTCAATGACTTCAACTGCACCCAACTGACCTATATTTTCCAGTAAATGACGGGGAATTACATCCATATCACGTGTTTCCCAGTAATATTCTTTGGAATCAAAAACATCAAGCATACATACAAGGGGTGACAGGTTTTCAACTATTAACCGCCCGGTAGTCGTAAGATCATAGATTCCCTCGTCATCTTTGGAGACAAGACCTTTTTCCCTTAGTTTTTTGATTTGAGGAAGAATGGAGGATGAGGTTACATTAAGGTGGTTTTTTACCTTTTTAATATCAGTGGGACCTTCAAGCAAGAGCAAAAGGAATCTTTCCCTCTTGTCGGAAAGAAATATAGTGTCAATAAGTTCCTCTGGAGCCATTCAATATCCCTCAAATTTCAATCTTTTCACAAAGAGAGCAATAATAGTCGAAAAGCTCCCCTCCCCATTTCAGGGCACTCTCATCAAAACTCATTATATCTTTATGATCATAACGGCCGTTTTTATCAAGAAAACTTATGTAAGTAAAACGATCTGAAGTGTCAAGGCCCGGGGGTCTGCAATTTTCCGGGAAAATATACACATGAATATGTGGAGCCCTTATAAGACGGGCCATTTTAGAATCACAGGACTGTTTCATTCTTTCAAAAACCGGTGGCGTCATGATCAAAGACATGCTCTCTGCATGTTCCATTAATTCACAATAAATATCAGGATATTCCGGTCGGTAAAAGGAGATTATCGATTTTATATTTTTGGACTTGAGCAGGTTTTCAGTGAATTCCCGGGGGATTTCAAATGTATGGTTTAAATCAGGTTCAATCAAAAGGTAATTCCCAAGTTCATACAGTCTGCGAAATAATTTTGGTGGTAGTTCACTTAAGTCATGTGCTTCCAGATAGGTATCATCATTGCTCACCATCTCTATCGTATTCAAAAGAGGAAGCATTTTCTCAACAATTAGTTCTCCGATGGTGGAAAGACAGTATTGTTCATTCTCTTCGACTATAAGGTACTTCTCTTTCAGTTTTTTAATCTGGGGCATCATCCCCCTGGAAGTCACATTCAGAGATGTCTTTATCTGATCGATGTTCCTGGGGCCTTCCATTAAAAGAAGCAAGAGATTCAATCTCTTATCGGAAAGCCAAACTGTATCACTTAGCGAAGAACCCATTATATCAGAATAGCTGTTGGAAGTGGATATTATTAATAGTTTCTGTATAAAAAAGGAAAAACAAGATCGGTATATGACACCGATCTTGATCAATGGTCTTAGAATACCAGACCCAGTTCTTCGAGTTTCTTCTTTGCACCGTCATAGACCTTGACGTATTCTTCAGTCGGTGTCACGGTTGCAACATCATAACATTCCTGGAAAGTCTTGCCTGCAGGTGCATTGGCATAATCGCCTTCATAGCTTGCTACAAGTTTGTCCAGAATCTGGTTGACAGTATTGATATCCATACCAGCGGTTGCACGTGCGACCTCACCCATCATACGGGCTTCCATACCGGTTGTCTTGTCAGTGATGACACCCTTGGCGGCTGCAACACCGGACAGGATCTCACGGCCGGATGCGGTATCTGTAATGGACTGGGCTGCAGCCTCAAGCAGGCACATCTCGGTGCATGGACCGGCACATGGATAGTACTGGTTACCGGACATAAGGTCGGTGAACTCGGAGATGGTGGCACATGTCCAACCTGCGATCATAAGGGTCTCACGAGTGTTGGTGGAACCCCAGCGGATGTGGACAGGACCATCAAGGTGCCAGCTGGCACTGCTCATGACCATGGAGTTGAGGTGAGTTGCGACATCGACAATGGCTGTTTCCTCTACACCGCCGGCGTAACCACCAAAGATGGGCATCTGTTCATCCATGATGATGTCGCTGTTACCCTTGTAGTGGGCAATGACAGCGATTGCGTCAAGATCGATCTTGAGTTCGTTCAGCTGGGAGACTTCGTGGCTGTCGTTGGAGTTCATACCACCGACACAGTCTGCACCGATGTTACCCTGTGCAGACAGGGAAGTCTCAGGGCCCTAAACAGCCATACCTGGACGACCTGCCATGGAAGCGGCGGTCCTGATCTGGCGGGTTTCGGATTTGGATGCAAGAACTTCGTAAGGACTGCCGGGGACAGGAGATTTGCCACGGGCAGAGGTCATTACACCGTTGACGATGGTGTCACATTCTTTCTCAAGAGCGTAACTCATGTGTACGGGCATGAAAACGTCTTCGGAGATTGGGGAACCGGTTGGACCACCCTGCACGATTGGCTTTCTCTTGTCGCCTACTTCACGTTTTCTCATGTAAACGGCGTCACGACCAGTACCAAGCTGGAATTCCCTGTGTGGATTGTTGATTGCATCCCAGATCTCGTCTTCTGTGTATTTGACGATACGATGGGTGTCTGTACACCAGATACCACATTCAAGAAGAAGTTCGAAACCGGCTTTGAACAGCCTTTCCATCTGATCCTTGTCGGTTGGAACGAATTCCTTACCAAAGTCAAGGTTGTATTTCTGCTTCAGTTCCATTGTCTTCATTGGAATGGTCATCAGGTCCCAGTCATCCTGGGTGCATTTCTCACCGGTCTGGGCACGGTCATAAAAATCATAGCAAGTTACGGATTTGGTAAATGTCATAAATTATCCTCCCGGTTTTATTTTTTCATTAATTCAAGAGCAACGTTGGCTGCCTCAGCTGCGTTTTCTGCTGTTGCGTCAGCACCGATTTCCTTAATCCAGGAATCTGTGACCGGAGCGCCACCGAACATTACTTTCACAGAGTCACGCAGACCTTCTTCTTCAAGCAGACGCATGACGTCTTTCTGACCGAGCATGGAAGTGGTCATAAGGGCAGAGCCGGAGAGCATAAGTTTCTCGCCTTTGTGGGCTGCTACTTCTTCAATGACCTTGTCGTTGGGTACGTCAACACCCATGTCGATAACAGTGAAACCGTTTGCACCGAGCATGGTTGCAACAAGCCTGTGACCGATGTCATGGATGTCTCCTTCCTGGACGAACTTGATGCAGGTTCCGACGGATTCTGAGGTCTCATCCTCTGCAAGGATCGGATCAAGAATTTCCATGGCGGCTTTCATTGCCTTGGCAGACATCATGATCTGTGGAAGGTAGACTTCGGCGGCTTCGAATTTGTCACCGATGATCTTCATACCGACAGACAGACCATCATTGATGATCTCAAAAGGAGTAAAACCTGCATCCAAGGCTTCCTGGACGAGGGGGCCAGCACCATTGATGTCCTGGTTGACAATCGCATCTCTGAGTTTATCATACATTTCCTGTTTTCCCATTAAATCACCTTATTTTTCATATTATAGATAACCGGCGCGTCGTTAAAAGAAACTATTTACCGGCTAACAACTACTAAGAATCTGATTATTTATTTTATATAAATGTTTTCATTATTGAACATAACTTTTTATACTTAAAAACGCAATCAAAGGACATGTCAAAAAAAGAAATGTATCCTATTAAAGAAAAGATGAGCATGGAAAGCCTGGAAAAAAGGATAAGATACATTGAATACCTTACAAAAGTTTTGACCAGATTGTACTTCATAAAATATCGATACAAAGGTTTTTCAGTGGAAGAATCTGCAAAAAAAACAGGCGTCACAAAAAGGATTGGCTACATATGGCAGAGAAGATGGAATCGTGATGGATATCCCGGATTATTCCCAAAATATGGGGGTGGCAGACCTTCAAAGCTCAGTGAAGAACAGAAATACGAACTGAAAAATATACTTCGGGAAAAAAAGAAATGGAAAACTTCTGATGTAAAGGCAATTATAAAAGAAAACTTTAATGTGGATTATTCATTAAAACAAGTAAAAGTGATAATTGATTCCTTATCCTGATAGTATACGAAGTTACGTGATATACAGATTAAAATTAATTAAAAACTAAGTGATGGCATTATTATCAAATTCAGAATCCAGAGTTCTTACTAAATGTTAAAGCCAAGCCGTAAAGAACATATCATAAACTACAAACAAAGTTTGGATTAAACCCATTAAAATCCTGTAAATTGTATTATATCTAACAGAGCAGGAAGTAAAGAAGGATAAAGTTTTAAAATATCTTTTCGCCTATTCCAAGGGCATATTCATAAAACCTGGATGAAAACAATGAAAATGGACCCACGCTGTACTTACTGCCTTCTTTCAAGAGTACACTACGAAGCAGAACTTGCAACAGACGACAAAGATAAAATTTACAGGGCGATTACAGAATGCATGGATGTAATGCGGAATACCTACAAGCCGGGTGTTGCTGCAGGAGTGGTATCAACAGCCGTACACAGAAAAGCCTATGAAATAATTGAAAACAACGATCCATATTATAACTTAAAGGAACTTAGCAACAGCACTGCACAAAAAGTATATCCTGCTGCTAAAGACCTTATCTATCAAAATGAACCATCCCTGAAAGAAGCATTCAGAAGAGCGATACTTGCAGCGGTCATAGGAAATTATTTTGATTTTGGTGTCATGGGTTTTGATGTTGGAGAGGATGTTTTTGATGAGACATTCATGAACGTCTTTTACAAAGGACTTGACGTTGACGATACATCCGAAATGTTCAAAATGCTTGATAACGTGGTTTATGTAGCGGACAATTGCGGCGAAATTATTCTTGATACATTTGTTTTTGACCTCATCAAAAAGACAGGAGGAAATATAACACTTGTCGTTCGGGGAGAACCAATATTAACCGATGTAACTATGGCAGACGTCAGGCAGCTCAATCTGGAAGATAAAGTAGACAGGGTTTTGACTACAGGATGTAATGCAATTGGAGTTGCTTTTGATGAGGCACCGCAAGAATTACTGGAAGCCTTTGACAAAGCAAGTCTTATTATCAGCAAAGGTATGGCAAATTACGAAACACTTTCAGAAAGGAAAATGGGCCCCATTGCCTACCTGCTGCAGACAAAATGCGAAAGTGTTGCCCAAGACATGGGTCTTGAGAAGGGTTATTCGGTTGCCAAACTCATGAGGTGAGTTTATATGTGTGAACTAAAAGCAGTTCTGGAAAGTGGAGAAGGAAATAGAGACATTATTATAGAATCGGCTACACGCGTGGTTGTGGAAGGAGACGAAATTGAACTTACAGGCATATTCGGTGAAAAAGAAAATGTGCAGGGTTCGATAAAGGAAATCAATTTCTCAAAGGGAGAACTTATAATACTCGGAAATGATTAAATATCAAAATCGGGGGATAGTAACAAATCCCTTTAACTGCAGATATAGCCGACATTACAGGGAGGTACATAAAATGACAGTCAAAGTTGCAATTAACGGTTACGGAACTATCGGAAAGAGAGTTGCAGACGCTGTAAGCGTCCAGGACGACATGGAAATTATTGGTGTGGCAAAAACCCGCCCTAATTTTGAAGCTTTTATGGCAAAGAAAAAGGGATTTGATGTATTTGCACCTGAAGATAGAATAAGGGGAATGGAAGAGGCAAACCTTGAGGTTGAAGGTTCCATTGACGATATGATTGAAAGAGCAGATGTCGTTGTAGACTGTACCCCCGGTGGAATTGGTGAAAAGAACAAACCAATTTATGAAAAAGCAGGCGTCAAAGCTATCTGGCAGGGTGGGGAAGACCACGAACTTGCAGGTTGTTCATTCAATGCACAAAGCAATTATGAAGAAGCACTCGGAAGGGATTTTGTGCGAGTGGTTTCCTGTAATACGACTGGACTCTGCAGGGTCATCAAACCTCTTGATGACGAGTTTGGAGTGAACAAAGCAAGAGTAACCCTTATGAGAAGGGCTGCGGATCCCGGAGATATCAAGAAAGGACCAATCAATGCTATTGTTCCCAATCCCATAAAGCTACCTTCCCACCATGGCCCGGATGTCAAAACCGTCC is a window of Methanohalophilus mahii DSM 5219 DNA encoding:
- a CDS encoding helix-turn-helix domain-containing protein translates to MSKKEMYPIKEKMSMESLEKRIRYIEYLTKVLTRLYFIKYRYKGFSVEESAKKTGVTKRIGYIWQRRWNRDGYPGLFPKYGGGRPSKLSEEQKYELKNILREKKKWKTSDVKAIIKENFNVDYSLKQVKVIIDSLS
- a CDS encoding AMP-binding protein; its protein translation is MVKKYPQKDFMVYPDRNLRFNYSQFNERVDDLAKGLLALGLKKGDHIGIWARNIPDWLTFFFAASKIGAVLVTVNTAYRSHELAYVVKQSDMKALAIIDGFRNVDYVQTVYDIVPELKTQQRGNLNSKEFPELNHVIYIGQEKHRGMYNTRELLLLGKHGSDGELAKIKASTTADDVANMQYTSGTTGFPKGVMLTHKNILNNGYYIGEKQKFTDQDRLCLPVPLFHCFGIVLGVLAALSHGATLVMLETFDPLLVLAAVQKEKCTALYGVPTMFIAELNHPMFDMFDLSSLRTGIMAGSPCPIETMKKVISDMHCDEITIAYGLTEASPVMTQTSTDDTIERRVSTVGIAMPQIEVKVVDPDTGEKLGPGQQGEICCRGYNIMKGYYKMPEKTAETIDKDGWLHSGDLGTMDEYGYYKITGRIKDMIIRGGENIYPREIEEFLYTIDGVRDAQVIGIPDDKYGEIVGAFVMIQEGSDLSEEDIRDYSMQKIAKYKVPKHVFIVDEYPMTASGKIQKFKLRKMATELLEKKQKEEQI
- a CDS encoding helix-turn-helix transcriptional regulator; amino-acid sequence: MAPEELIDTIFLSDKRERFLLLLLEGPTDIKKVKNHLNVTSSSILPQIKKLREKGLVSKDDEGIYDLTTTGRLIVENLSPLVCMLDVFDSKEYYWETRDMDVIPRHLLENIGQLGAVEVIEPDLDHMYDLQPQLHSNMLKSNYIKSLISFFHPDHVEVFNSLSSQGKNLELVFTGSVMERILAQSPSDMQKLIERSNVDVRLLRENDYIPSLTIGDDFTYFCFFNKSHMYDHRDIISFTEGSIEWGTQLFVYCCDLSVPVSSEMLAEIINGSE
- a CDS encoding response regulator, which encodes MNKSRILVVEDEAIVAMVIKRRLKDLGYIVSGVASTGRDAITKVEGTFPDLVLMDIRLKGDMNGIEATKIIRDRFSLPVVYLTAHSDDVTFKKAKETDPDGYILKPFTEKDLSTTIEIALHKFRKEKEN
- a CDS encoding acyl-CoA thioesterase, with translation MFTLTVAPRFGDIDGLRHVNNTVIPEWFEMGRNPIFRIFTPDLDLTPEKWRLIMARTEFDFLGEMYFDGDVEIRTYIARLGNSSFTIGHEAWQRGELKAKGKAVIVHYDFMEKKSLPIPPEIRTKLEEHLIEEQ
- a CDS encoding methyltransferase cognate corrinoid protein, translated to MGKQEMYDKLRDAIVNQDINGAGPLVQEALDAGFTPFEIINDGLSVGMKIIGDKFEAAEVYLPQIMMSAKAMKAAMEILDPILAEDETSESVGTCIKFVQEGDIHDIGHRLVATMLGANGFTVIDMGVDVPNDKVIEEVAAHKGEKLMLSGSALMTTSMLGQKDVMRLLEEEGLRDSVKVMFGGAPVTDSWIKEIGADATAENAAEAANVALELMKK
- a CDS encoding damage-control phosphatase ARMT1 family protein; this translates as MKMDPRCTYCLLSRVHYEAELATDDKDKIYRAITECMDVMRNTYKPGVAAGVVSTAVHRKAYEIIENNDPYYNLKELSNSTAQKVYPAAKDLIYQNEPSLKEAFRRAILAAVIGNYFDFGVMGFDVGEDVFDETFMNVFYKGLDVDDTSEMFKMLDNVVYVADNCGEIILDTFVFDLIKKTGGNITLVVRGEPILTDVTMADVRQLNLEDKVDRVLTTGCNAIGVAFDEAPQELLEAFDKASLIISKGMANYETLSERKMGPIAYLLQTKCESVAQDMGLEKGYSVAKLMR
- a CDS encoding helix-turn-helix transcriptional regulator, giving the protein MLLLMEGPRNIDQIKTSLNVTSRGMMPQIKKLKEKYLIVEENEQYCLSTIGELIVEKMLPLLNTIEMVSNDDTYLEAHDLSELPPKLFRRLYELGNYLLIEPDLNHTFEIPREFTENLLKSKNIKSIISFYRPEYPDIYCELMEHAESMSLIMTPPVFERMKQSCDSKMARLIRAPHIHVYIFPENCRPPGLDTSDRFTYISFLDKNGRYDHKDIMSFDESALKWGGELFDYYCSLCEKIEI
- a CDS encoding helix-turn-helix domain-containing protein, coding for MSVKNPLGEKISQLRQSREMSQEELAKASNNDVELIDKLENGALVPSLTPLFNIARALGVRLGTFLDDAPQNGPVLVKSGKSKHVVRFSGKCSNCKESSLEFNSLAADKQDRHMEPFIIDVHPQKGEHPLSSHEGEEFIYVLEGEIEILYGKETYNLEAGDSIYYDSVVPHDLHAVDEDARIMAVVYTPY
- a CDS encoding histidine kinase dimerization/phosphoacceptor domain -containing protein, with protein sequence MEVSDLAWKDLSLRFKLVLYIVVSVFLILSISSSVVISTVTFQEEQLAYDQSSKMAQSYANQFNADMKSNMAIARDIATTMGVIHDSSTREEASDVIRCILEDNPQLIGTYSGFEPDAFDGEDERYINTIAHDKTGRFLPYWNRIGGDVDVEPLVDYSTSDYYQLPKRTKQDELTEPYYYQGAFLVSYVSPIIENDEFIGIGGVDVSLDYVDNTVSSVKAFETGYLFMVSNTGIIVSHPTRKDWISSKTLRDFDNPVFHEVASDIEKGKNGHVDIIDPSNGEDVILFYEPISTGNYSILLSVPKDEIFAGVASLRSMLFTIYTFSIVFMGLMAYLIAASFTNRINGIVDEFRTISDSALKGDLDIRANTDVDIDFKKIPEGLNEVLDSLQDANRLRAEMEAVVNRSPVVVFKWKSQKNWPVEFVSRNISQFGYTQDEFTNGHITYADIVVPGDLENVEQKLLEAVNRGDKEFNYEYRIITRDGEVKWVEERTFIGSFSANSSNKLQGIILDINERKKAEETLKKMEKIRIKEIHHRIKNNLQVVSGLLYLESLNFKSDEVMEAFKQSENRVRSIALIHEKLYHSENLTSLNLSDYVEDLVEHLINSYNVDEDTIKIHLNVENLYLDMDSAVPLGIIINELTSNALQHAFIEGENGVINIDFFKYAGQFILKVEDSGGAFPADIDFRNTDSLGLQLVSNLVSQIDGDIELDTTDYRTCFRITFREKEV
- a CDS encoding thioredoxin family protein, giving the protein MSSHCRAIEPHFREYSKQYGDSVNFVMVNPRENPGIATRYNIRGTTTFLYFCDGNLIKTHVGAMHPANLKRSIDEMIHNGSECAKRTTALDYDISLYE